A section of the Solitalea canadensis DSM 3403 genome encodes:
- a CDS encoding Rossmann-like and DUF2520 domain-containing protein: MKIVFLGSGNVATNMSIAMQNAGHAVMQIYNHRIESAKLLAEELKCSYTDQLTDISVQAEVYVISVKDDVIEELAKQLSISGKVVVHTAGSVPMEALSAATTNFGVLYPLQTFTKGRLLDFKTIPLFVEAADERTLAIIKELANTISSSVKEADFEQRKILHLSAVLACNFVNHLYDLSQDLLKVYQLDFDALRPLVLETALKVQKMNPHEGQTGPARRNDQLVIAKHLQLLSNNVPLKNIYTILTDSIVKSYQ; this comes from the coding sequence ATGAAGATAGTTTTTCTGGGTTCGGGAAATGTAGCCACAAATATGTCCATTGCTATGCAAAACGCCGGACATGCCGTGATGCAGATTTACAATCATCGTATTGAAAGTGCTAAGTTGTTGGCGGAAGAACTGAAATGCTCGTATACAGATCAGTTAACAGATATAAGCGTACAAGCCGAAGTTTATGTAATCTCTGTAAAAGATGATGTTATTGAAGAACTCGCTAAGCAGTTAAGTATTTCAGGAAAAGTCGTGGTTCATACAGCCGGAAGTGTTCCTATGGAAGCTTTAAGTGCGGCTACAACAAATTTTGGGGTTTTGTATCCATTGCAAACGTTTACTAAAGGACGTTTACTTGATTTTAAAACGATTCCCTTGTTTGTCGAGGCTGCCGACGAAAGGACATTAGCCATTATTAAAGAGTTAGCGAATACAATTTCAAGTTCTGTAAAAGAGGCCGATTTCGAGCAACGCAAGATTTTACATCTTTCGGCAGTTCTTGCCTGCAATTTTGTAAATCATTTATATGACCTGTCTCAGGATCTATTAAAAGTTTATCAGTTGGATTTTGATGCATTAAGACCGTTAGTCCTTGAAACTGCATTGAAAGTGCAAAAAATGAATCCACATGAAGGCCAAACCGGTCCGGCACGACGTAATGATCAGCTGGTTATTGCAAAACATTTACAGTTGCTGTCAAACAATGTGCCTTTAAAGAATATTTATACAATACTTACAGATAGTATCGTAAAGAGTTATCAATAG